The Lycium barbarum isolate Lr01 chromosome 10, ASM1917538v2, whole genome shotgun sequence genome includes a region encoding these proteins:
- the LOC132615708 gene encoding vetispiradiene synthase 3-like, with product MGSTAVVNHEEEIVRPVANFSPSLWGDRFHSFSIDNEVAQKYAQEIEALKEQTRSMLLATGQNSAETLNLIDTIERLGIAYHFEKEIDEILGQIYSENTSFEGDEYNDLCTFALQFRLLRQHGYNISPKIFSKFQGGNGKFEESLASDVLGLLSLYEASHVRTHGEDILEDALTFSTTHLESAAPHLKSPLKEQVEHALEQSLHKGIPRVETRFFISSIYEKEKSKNDVLLRFAKLDFNLLQMLHKQELAEVSRWWKDLDFVTTLPYARDRAVECYFWTVGVYFEPQYSQARVMLAKTIAMISIVDDTFDAYGIVKELETYTDAIQRWDISEIDRLPDYMKISYKALLDLYEDYEKELSGDGRSHVVYHAKERMKEIVRNYNVEAKWFIEGYMPPVSEYLSNALATSTYYLLTTTSYLGMKSATEQDFEWLAKNPKILEANVTLCRVIDDIATYEVEKSRGQIATGIECYMRDYGVSTEEAMVKFHEMAETAWKDVNEGILRPAPVSAEILTRILNLARIIDVTYKHNQDGYTHPEKVLKPHIIALLVDSIEI from the exons ATGGGCTCAACTGCAGTTGTGAACCATGAAGAAGAGATTGTTCGCCCTGTTGCCAATTTCTCTCCTAGTCTATGGGGTGATCGTTTCCATTCTTTCTCCATTGACAATGAG GTTGCACAAAAGTATGCTCAAGAGATTGAAGCATTGAAGGAACAAACAAGGAGTATGTTGTTAGCTACTGGACAAAATTCGGCTGAGACATTGAATTTGATTGACACTATTGAACGTCTTGGTATAGCCTACCATTTTGAGAAAGAAATTGATGAGATCCTGGGACAGATTTACAGTGAGAATACAAGCTTTGAGGGTGATGAATATAATGATTTATGCACTTTTGCTCTTCAATTTCGGTTACTTAGGCAACACGGTTATAACATCTCTCCTA AAATTTTCAGCAAATTCCAAGGTGGAAATGGAAAATTCGAGGAGTCTCTTGCTAGTGATGTCCTTGGATTATTGAGCTTGTATGAAGCTTCACATGTGAGGACTCATGGTGAAGATATCTTAGAAGATGCACTCACATTTTCCACTACTCATCTTGAGTCCGCAGCTCCACACTTGAAATCTCCTCTGAAAGAGCAAGTGGAACATGCCCTTGAGCAATCTTTGCACAAAGGCATTCCTCGAGTTGAGACCCGATTCTTCATCTCATCAATCTATGAGAAGGAGAAATCGAAGAATGATGTGTTGCTTAGATTTGCCAAATTGGATTTCAACTTGCTTCAGATGTTGCACAAACAAGAACTTGCTGAAGTATCAAGGTGGTGGAAAGATTTGGATTTCGTGACAACACTTCCATATGCAAGAGATAGAGCAGTTGAATGTTATTTTTGGACTGTTGGAGTATATTTTGAGCCTCAATATTCTCAAGCCCGTGTCATGCTTGCTAAGACCATAGCTATGATTTCAATCGTTGATGATACCTTTGACGCTTATGGTATAGTTAAAGAACTTGAAACATATACAGATGCCATACAAAG GTGGGATATTAGCGAAATTGATCGTCTCCCTGATTACATGAAAATCAGTTATAAAGCTCTTCTAGATCTTTATGAGGATTACGAAAAGGAATTGTCTGGTGATGGAAGATCTCATGTTGTCTATCATGCAAAAGAAAGA ATGAAAGAAATAGTGAGGAACTATAATGTCGAGGCAAAATGGTTTATTGAAGGATATATGCCACCTGTTTCTGAATACCTAAGTAATGCTTTAGCAACTAGCACCTATTACTTGCTCACGACAACATCGTATTTGGGCATGAAGTCTGCTACAGAGCAGGACTTTGAGTGGTTGGCAAAGAATCCTAAAATTCTTGAAGCTAATGTGACACTATGCCGAGTTATTGATGACATAGCCACATACGAG GTTGAGAAAAGTAGGGGACAAATTGCTACAGGAATTGAATGCTACATGAGAGATTATGGTGTATCAACGGAAGAGGCAATGGTTAAATTTCATGAAATGGCTGAGACAGCGTGGAAGGATGTTAATGAAGGAAttcttaggccggctcccgtcTCTGCCGAAATTTTAACCCGAATTCTCAATCTTGCTCGCATAATTGATGTCACATATAAGCACAATCAAGATGGATACACACATCCCGAGAAAGTTCTAAAACCTCACATTATTGCCCTACTTGTGGACTCCATTGAAATTTAA
- the LOC132615770 gene encoding vetispiradiene synthase 3-like: protein MGSTAVVNHEEEIVRPVANFSPSLWGDRFHSFSIDNEVAQKYAQEIEALKEQTRSMLLATGQNSAETLNLIDTIERLGIAYHFEKEIDEILGQIYSENTSFEGDEYNDLCTFALQFRLLRQHGYNISPKIFSKFQGGNGKFEESLASDVLGLLSLYEASHVRTHGEDILEDALTFSTTHLESAAPHLKSPLKEQVEHALEQSLHKGIPRVETRFFISSIYEKEKSKNDVLLRFAKLDFNLLQMLHKQELAEVSRWWKDLDFVTTLPYARDRAVECYFWTVGVYFEPQYSQARVMLAKTIAMISIVDDTFDAYGIVKELETYTDAIQRWDISEIDRLPDYMKISYKALLDLYEDYEKELSGDGRSHVVYHAKERMKEIVRNYNVEAKWFIEGYMPPVSEYLSNALATSTYYLLTTTSYLGLKSATEQDFEWLAKNPKILEANVTLCRVIDDIATYEVEKSRGQIATGIECYMRDYGVSTEEAMVKFHEMAETAWKDVYEGILRPAPVSVEILTRILNLARIIDVTYKHNQDGYTHPEKVLKPHIIALLVDSIEI from the exons ATGGGCTCAACTGCAGTTGTGAACCATGAAGAAGAGATTGTTCGCCCTGTTGCCAATTTCTCTCCTAGTCTATGGGGTGATCGTTTCCATTCTTTCTCCATTGACAATGAG GTTGCACAAAAGTATGCTCAAGAGATTGAAGCATTGAAGGAACAAACAAGGAGTATGTTGTTAGCTACTGGACAAAATTCGGCTGAGACATTGAATTTGATTGACACTATTGAACGTCTTGGTATAGCCTACCATTTTGAGAAAGAAATTGATGAGATCCTGGGACAGATTTACAGTGAGAATACAAGCTTTGAGGGTGATGAATATAATGATTTATGCACTTTTGCTCTTCAATTTCGGTTACTTAGGCAACACGGTTATAACATCTCTCCTA AAATTTTCAGCAAATTCCAAGGTGGAAATGGAAAATTCGAGGAGTCTCTTGCTAGTGATGTCCTTGGATTATTGAGCTTGTATGAAGCTTCACATGTGAGGACTCATGGTGAAGATATCTTAGAAGATGCACTCACATTTTCCACTACTCATCTTGAGTCCGCAGCTCCACACTTGAAATCTCCTCTGAAAGAGCAAGTGGAACATGCCCTTGAGCAATCTTTGCACAAAGGCATTCCTCGAGTTGAGACCCGATTCTTCATCTCATCAATCTATGAGAAGGAGAAATCGAAGAATGATGTGTTGCTTAGATTTGCCAAATTGGATTTCAACTTGCTTCAGATGTTGCACAAACAAGAACTTGCTGAAGTATCAAGGTGGTGGAAAGATTTGGATTTCGTGACAACACTTCCATATGCAAGAGATAGAGCAGTTGAATGTTATTTTTGGACTGTTGGAGTATATTTTGAGCCTCAATATTCTCAAGCCCGTGTCATGCTTGCTAAGACCATAGCTATGATTTCAATCGTTGATGATACCTTTGACGCTTATGGTATAGTTAAAGAACTTGAAACATATACAGATGCCATACAAAG GTGGGATATTAGCGAAATTGATCGTCTCCCTGATTACATGAAAATCAGTTATAAAGCTCTTCTAGATCTTTATGAGGATTACGAAAAGGAATTGTCTGGTGATGGAAGATCTCATGTTGTCTATCATGCAAAAGAAAGA ATGAAAGAAATAGTGAGGAACTATAATGTCGAGGCAAAATGGTTTATTGAAGGATATATGCCACCTGTTTCTGAATACCTAAGTAATGCTTTAGCAACTAGCACCTATTACTTGCTCACGACAACATCGTATTTGGGCTTGAAGTCTGCTACAGAGCAGGACTTTGAGTGGTTGGCAAAGAATCCTAAAATTCTTGAAGCTAATGTGACACTATGCCGAGTTATTGATGACATAGCCACATACGAG GTTGAGAAAAGTAGGGGACAAATTGCTACAGGAATTGAATGCTACATGAGAGATTATGGTGTATCAACGGAAGAGGCAATGGTTAAATTTCATGAAATGGCTGAGACAGCGTGGAAGGATGTTTATGAAGGAAttcttaggccggctcccgtcTCTGTCGAAATTTTAACCCGAATTCTCAATCTTGCTCGCATCATTGATGTCACATATAAGCACAATCAAGATGGATACACACATCCCGAGAAAGTTCTAAAACCTCACATTATTGCCCTACTTGTGGACTCCATTGAAATTTAA
- the LOC132614885 gene encoding probable CoA ligase CCL5 isoform X2, translating to MSGEEGWIISTGEDEQSTNHRPSFDRKNGYDPETRIYHSVLQLSEKHKMTSDYSHLDTAKFVLSQFPSPAQAESQIALIDSATNQKLTYAQLHRSIFSLATGLYHALGVRKGDVVFILSPNSLLYPTIGLAVLSIGAILSPANPLNMESEISKQVRLSGAKLAIAAPEEVHKLVPTGVPTLLTTRHKNDKNSVSVEELIENCDPLDLPKDRPIFSDTAAILYSSGTTGVSKGVVLTHSNFLAIMKLLKYYVDATSSQDDIFLCFIPMFHVYGLAFFGLGLFCSGVTTVLMPKFDFQAMLEAIQTHKINHIPAVPPVILGLVKYNEGGYDLSSLRKVSSGAAPLSKEVADVFREKFPWVELKQGYGLTETTGAATYFVTNEEAKARPSSVGVLFPGFSAKVVNHETGEALPPFKGGELWLKGPGLMKEYFANEEATAATITKDGWLRTGDLCYFDDEGYLYIVDRIKELIKHNGYQVAPAELEAILLSHHQILDAAVVPLEDEEAGQIPLAYVVRAAGSGLTQDQVIQFVSSQVAPYKKVRRVNFISAIPRSTAGKILRKELVLQSKLLILSKL from the exons ATGTCAGGTGAAGAAGGATGGATAATATCCACGGGCGAAGATGAGCAATCAACAAATCATCGGCCATCGTTCGATCGAAAAAATGGCTACGATCCTGAGACACGGATTTACCACTCAGTCCTCCAACTTAGTGAAAAACACAAAATGACTAGTGATTATTCTCATCTTGACACAGCTAAATTTGTGTTGTCacaatttccatctcctgcacaAGCAGAGTCACAAATTGCACTAATTGACTCTGCCACTAACCAAAAACTCACCTATGCTCAACTCCATAGGTCTATTTTCTCACTCGCCACGGGATTGTACCACGCGTTAGGTGTGCGAAAAGGCGATGTGGTTTTCATCCTTTCACCAAATTCACTTTTGTACCCAACTATAGGTCTAGCTGTGCTTTCAATAGGTGCAATTTTATCCCCGGCCAACCCTCTAAACATGGAATCCGAAATTTCTAAACAAGTACGTCTTTCAGGTGCAAAATTAGCCATTGCTGCACCCGAGGAGGTTCATAAATTAGTCCCCACGGGTGTGCCTACGCTTCTCACAACGCGCCACAAGAACGACAAAAATTCAGTTTCAGTAGAAGAGCTGATAGAAAATTGTGACCCTTTAGATCTACCTAAAGATAGGCCAATCTTTTCGGATACAGCAGCAATACTATACTCTTCAGGAACTACTGGTGTTAGCAAAGGCGTCGTGTTAACTCACTCGAATTTCTTAGCGATTATGAAGCTGCTCAAGTACTACGTGGATGCAACGTCGTCTCAAGACGACATTTTCCTCTGTTTCATACCGATGTTTCATGTATACGGTCTAGCCTTTTTTGGGCTGGGATTATTCTGTTCAGGTGTCACAACTGTGTTGATGCCAAAATTTGATTTCCAAGCTATGCTGGAAGCAATTCAGACACACAAGATTAATCACATTCCAGCAGTTCCACCTGTGATTCTTGGGCTAGTTAAGTATAACGAAGGTGGTTATGATTTATCGTCATTGCGAAAAGTTTCCTCAGGGGCTGCTCCGCTAAGCAAAGAG GTCGCTGATGTGTTTCGAGAGAAGTTCCCTTGGGTGGAGCTCAAGCAAGGCTATGGCTTAACCGAGACCACTGGTGCAGCAACATATTTTGTTACTAATGAAGAGGCAAAGGCCCGTCCATCCTCGGTGGGAGTGTTGTTTCCAGGCTTCTCTGCGAAGGTGGTTAATCATGAAACAGGGGAGGCATTGCCACCATTTAAAGGAGGGGAATTGTGGCTAAAAGGTCCAGGGTTGATGAAAGAGTATTTTGCGAATGAAGAAGCAACTGCTGCAACAATCACTAAAGATGGCTGGCTCAGAACTGGTGATCTTTGTTACTTTGATGACGAGGGGTATTTATACATTGTTGATCGAATAAAGGAACTCATCAAGCATAATGGTTATCAG GTAGCTCCAGCAGAGCTTGAAGCAATACTATTGAGTCACCATCAAATACTTGATGCAGCAGTTGTCCC ACTGGAAGACGAGGAAGCAGGACAAATACCACTGGCATATGTAGTAAGAGCAGCCGGTTCTGGTCTCACACAAGACCAAGTCATTCAATTTGTTTCTAGCCAG GTAGCCCCATACAAGAAAGTAAGAAGGGTAAATTTCATCAGTGCAATACCAAGATCAACTGCAGGGAAGATTTTGAGGAAGGAGTTGGTGCTTCAAAGCAAACTGTTAATTCTGTCAAAATTATAA
- the LOC132614885 gene encoding probable CoA ligase CCL5 isoform X1 codes for MSGEEGWIISTGEDEQSTNHRPSFDRKNGYDPETRIYHSVLQLSEKHKMTSDYSHLDTAKFVLSQFPSPAQAESQIALIDSATNQKLTYAQLHRSIFSLATGLYHALGVRKGDVVFILSPNSLLYPTIGLAVLSIGAILSPANPLNMESEISKQVRLSGAKLAIAAPEEVHKLVPTGVPTLLTTRHKNDKNSVSVEELIENCDPLDLPKDRPIFSDTAAILYSSGTTGVSKGVVLTHSNFLAIMKLLKYYVDATSSQDDIFLCFIPMFHVYGLAFFGLGLFCSGVTTVLMPKFDFQAMLEAIQTHKINHIPAVPPVILGLVKYNEGGYDLSSLRKVSSGAAPLSKEVADVFREKFPWVELKQGYGLTETTGAATYFVTNEEAKARPSSVGVLFPGFSAKVVNHETGEALPPFKGGELWLKGPGLMKEYFANEEATAATITKDGWLRTGDLCYFDDEGYLYIVDRIKELIKHNGYQVAPAELEAILLSHHQILDAAVVPLEDEEAGQIPLAYVVRAAGSGLTQDQVIQFVSSQVAPYKKVRRVNFISAIPRSTAGKILRKELVLQSKLLILSKL; via the exons ATGTCAGGTGAAGAAGGATGGATAATATCCACGGGCGAAGATGAGCAATCAACAAATCATCGGCCATCGTTCGATCGAAAAAATGGCTACGATCCTGAGACACGGATTTACCACTCAGTCCTCCAACTTAGTGAAAAACACAAAATGACTAGTGATTATTCTCATCTTGACACAGCTAAATTTGTGTTGTCacaatttccatctcctgcacaAGCAGAGTCACAAATTGCACTAATTGACTCTGCCACTAACCAAAAACTCACCTATGCTCAACTCCATAGGTCTATTTTCTCACTCGCCACGGGATTGTACCACGCGTTAGGTGTGCGAAAAGGCGATGTGGTTTTCATCCTTTCACCAAATTCACTTTTGTACCCAACTATAGGTCTAGCTGTGCTTTCAATAGGTGCAATTTTATCCCCGGCCAACCCTCTAAACATGGAATCCGAAATTTCTAAACAAGTACGTCTTTCAGGTGCAAAATTAGCCATTGCTGCACCCGAGGAGGTTCATAAATTAGTCCCCACGGGTGTGCCTACGCTTCTCACAACGCGCCACAAGAACGACAAAAATTCAGTTTCAGTAGAAGAGCTGATAGAAAATTGTGACCCTTTAGATCTACCTAAAGATAGGCCAATCTTTTCGGATACAGCAGCAATACTATACTCTTCAGGAACTACTGGTGTTAGCAAAGGCGTCGTGTTAACTCACTCGAATTTCTTAGCGATTATGAAGCTGCTCAAGTACTACGTGGATGCAACGTCGTCTCAAGACGACATTTTCCTCTGTTTCATACCGATGTTTCATGTATACGGTCTAGCCTTTTTTGGGCTGGGATTATTCTGTTCAGGTGTCACAACTGTGTTGATGCCAAAATTTGATTTCCAAGCTATGCTGGAAGCAATTCAGACACACAAGATTAATCACATTCCAGCAGTTCCACCTGTGATTCTTGGGCTAGTTAAGTATAACGAAGGTGGTTATGATTTATCGTCATTGCGAAAAGTTTCCTCAGGGGCTGCTCCGCTAAGCAAAGAG GTCGCTGATGTGTTTCGAGAGAAGTTCCCTTGGGTGGAGCTCAAGCAAGGCTATGGCTTAACCGAGACCACTGGTGCAGCAACATATTTTGTTACTAATGAAGAGGCAAAGGCCCGTCCATCCTCGGTGGGAGTGTTGTTTCCAGGCTTCTCTGCGAAGGTGGTTAATCATGAAACAGGGGAGGCATTGCCACCATTTAAAGGAGGGGAATTGTGGCTAAAAGGTCCAGGGTTGATGAAAGAGTATTTTGCGAATGAAGAAGCAACTGCTGCAACAATCACTAAAGATGGCTGGCTCAGAACTGGTGATCTTTGTTACTTTGATGACGAGGGGTATTTATACATTGTTGATCGAATAAAGGAACTCATCAAGCATAATGGTTATCAG GTAGCTCCAGCAGAGCTTGAAGCAATACTATTGAGTCACCATCAAATACTTGATGCAGCAGTTGTCCC ACTGGAAGACGAGGAAGCAGGACAAATACCACTGGCATATGTAGTAAGAGCAGCCGGTTCTGGTCTCACACAAGACCAAGTCATTCAATTTGTTTCTAGCCAG GTAGCCCCGTACAAGAAAGTAAGAAGGGTAAATTTCATCAGTGCAATACCAAGATCAACTGCAGGGAAGATTTTGAGGAAGGAGTTGGTGCTTCAAAGCAAACTGTTAATTCTGTCAAAATTATAA